The segment ATCTCCCATGAACTTTGATAAGACAGCTGTTAAATTGGATAAAAACTCAACTTGACCAGAGTTTGGAGCGTAAATATTGAcaagtgtgatttttttatggTGGAGAATTCCAGATGCTAAGATGTATCTCCCCTCTTTATCAGCGATCAACTCTGTGGGCTGAAAAGATACTTTTTTCGCTATCAGGATGCTTGTGCCTCTTGAGGCTCCATTTCCTGGAGCCGAAAACACCTGACCAACCCACTTTTGCTTTAGCTTTAAGGATTCAGTGTCATTAAGGTGGGTCTCTTGTAGCATGGCTATATCACAGGTAAGAGTCTTCAAATGTCTTATAATTTTATAacgtttaattttatttgagaCCCCATTTACATTCCAacttatcacttttaaagaACTAAAGCCCATCTAACTGTTTTGTAAATCCAATATATAAATGAACACATGCTAGATCAATTTTCATTAACATTTTACTCCATGGGGGAAATGAAacgaaaaacacaaacacaggacgTTTGCCAATcggcaaagaaaaaaacaaaaaaaccaaaGAGAGTGAATCTTCCCCTCCTCTGTCCATGACTCCAAGGGAGAAGGCGTAAAGTCACTTAAAACGCTCCACAGCCAGTCAAACAGCCCATTGTCCGCTcatttaaattataatttaCTTAAATACTTAAGTGTCGTTTATGATAGAAATCATTTAATGCGTCTTTCTCATACCTCTGGTTCCTTATCCAAAAACAGACGGGAGGCGCACAGCCAAGTCCTTGGATGCCTCATCAGGAGATGAGTAAATAAGTTTCTGTTCATCCACAGTAACAATTAGCCTTGCGGGGAAGAGTAAACCATAACGTATCCCAGCTCCGCGTAGCTTGCTTTTTATGTCTGCATATCCAGCTCGTCTGTGTTGGATCTCAGCTGGGAGATCTTGGAACACGTGAAAGTTTTTGCCTTTCCAGGTcagctttttcttctttgatgcAGCCCTCAAGATGAGCTGTCGGTCACTCCATCGCAGGAAACGAATAATATATGGCCTTGGTGGTTCGGACGGGTTTGGTCTGGGTCGGAGAGCCCTGTGATGTCTGTCCACCTCTGGCGCCGGGTCCGTCTCGTTGCGGTCCAGTATGTAGCGCAAGATCGCTGCCAGCTCCTTGTCTGGGTCTCCAAACTCAGAAACGCTTTCTGCCAGTCCCACAATCAGCAGGTTGTTTCTCCTGCTGTGCGATTCCAAATAGGAgacttttgattttaaagtcattaTCTCCTTTTTAATTTCTTGAAAGGCGCCCTGGTGCGTGTTTTGTTTGTCCTCCAGGTTCCCGATTCGTTTCTCAGCATTTCCCACTCTGCTGGCCACTGCCCGTGTGTCTTTCTGAAGCTCTTTTATTGAATTGCTCAAGTCATCAAACCTTTGTTGGAAGGCGTCTTTGATGCTGGCTACCTGTGTTAAAAGTTCTTGTGCCCATGCAGGTGGTATCTCCTCTGCCATTCTTTGTTTGAAGGTGCGCAGCTGATTTCCTCGCTTTTTTGCCGATTGCCTCGTTTCTCTTTGATGTACGTTTCGTGACATTCACTTGTCTTTTTGTGGTAAAGAGTTGATGTCGTTTTGGTTTAGATGTCTAGTTCTGAGAGGTAGTTATTAGTTTAAACTCTCTGGTCTGTGGACGCCAAACGACTCAGCACGCCATACTCGAGTCACCGGAAAACGTATCTGTTATTAAAAGTCAATATCAAAAATGATGTCAATACTTTGAAAAATTAAGTGGTAATTTAAATACCCTTGATGCTATTGATCCCCAAACTCAATGTAACATTTTGCTCAGTATGAATCCATCATAAATTATAACAGGGAAAAGGGTtatggatcaatcaatcaatcaatcaatctttatttgtatagcgccaaatcacaacaaacgttatctcaagacgcttttacaaacataggaggtctagaccacactatgtcaaattatgaacagagacccaacaccaagacagggtaagactcagtctgaccccaccttaatccatcatgagcattgcacatcgcagtatttagctagttacagtggtgaggaaaaacttccttttaacaggcagaaacctcaggcagaaccagactcatgttagacagccatcatgcctcgactgagttgggtctggaaagacagatagaggggagtaagagagagaggtgatagtgatgagacgagtcgtagaagctgttgccgctggagtccagcacgtccgtatcagctggagtccagatcgtccacagcaggaggacgtcaacggcagctcagaggaatctacgagacaatggagctcagggactccagaagggtctatggttagtaactttaatgggacaggcagagttaaagtaagtgatgaaggggttggggggaagaaggtgagctaggatcccagtgtgtcagtgtgccagttcccccggcagtctaggcctatagcagcatgacaaaagctggtccaagcctgatccagctctaactataagctttatcaaaaaggaaagttttaagtctactcttaaaagtggagagggtgtctgcctcccggaccctgactggtagatgattccaaaggagaggggcctgataactgaaggttctacctcccatactacttttagagattttaggtacaactagcaagcctgcatgttgggagcgtagagttctagaggggtaatagggcactatgagctctttaagatacgagggtgcctgatttttaagggctttgtaggttaaaagaaggattttaaattctattctacattttattgggagccagtgtagagaagctaacactggagaaatgtgctccctcttcctagttttagtcaatactcgagctgcagcgttttgaactagctgaagaatctttagagacttattggggcagcctgataagagggagttacagtaatctaacctggaggtaacaaatgcatggactagtttttctgcgtcgctctgagataggaagtgtctaattttagaaatattgcgcaagtgaaaataggctgaccttgagatttgctgaatttgggaattgaaggataaatcttgatgaAATAGGACttctagattcctagccgaggtgctggatgctgtcgtgtctttatgttttaataaagaTTCGCGCGGGACAAACTGTGAGCTAACGTGTTAACATCCTTTATTGAACAACTGTAAGGTTTCCCCATCTACATCACATGACCCCCTTGGCCTCATCCCATTGGTCCATAACCATTCAGCATAccttcacagtatgcatcaacTACAAGTGACATTCAAGACCACAACTGTCATTTGTCAACATACACCAACACCACATCTCCACTTTTAAGGGAACGAAGTGTAAACTGTTTCACTTCCATTAGAAAACATACAAACCCTGCAAGGATTAACAAGGTTAGACGGTTTAGTGATAATCATATATACACTGAAACGAACACGTCAACTATGCAACCAAAAGTTCCCGAATTTTTAACTTGTTGCTATAAAGTGCTCAAACTAAACTCCCTCTCCTGCAACATATCTTTCATGTAACCATACCATCATAACACAGGATTGTATTTCACAGGTTAAGCCTAGTCGGCTTAACTACAGCTCTCCCAGACCTAGTTCTGAGAGTGTTAGTCTCTGTAGGGGAGACTGGAGATGCCACCGCGGGCGACATGGGAGCCTGCTCTGGAACTGGCCCTGGCACCTGTTGCTGTGGTGCAGACTTGTCCTGTGTAGGTGTCTGTTCAGGTATCAGGTGTAGGCGGTTGCGTCTCACCACACCCTGGGGTAAGTCCACGAGGTAAGATCTCGGAGTGGAGTGGTTCTTGATCACAGTTCCAGATGATTTTACGTCAGTGACCCATACGTGTTCTCCTGGTGTCAGATCCCTGAGAGTCTTTGTACGGTGACGCCTATTGTAATTTTCAGCATCAAGCATCCTCTTCTCCCTTTCCTGCCGAACCAGCGTGCAGCCGTCAGGCAGTGCAGGGTCCAGCTGAGAGGAAAGAGATGGCACTGTGGTGCGTAGACGCCGGCCCATGAGGAGCTGAGCCGGGCTGTAGCCATTCTGAAGAGGAGTGGCTCTATAAGCGAGTAGAGCCAGGTAGGGATCAGCTGCTTTCTTCAGAAGACTTTTCACCGTCTGGACAGCACGTTCAGCTTCGCCATTACTCTGTGGGAACCTAGGGCTACTGGTAACGTGTTTGAAACCATATAAGGCCGCAAAGGAAGCAAAAACTTGTCCAGAGAACTGAGGTCCGTTATCTGACATCATGACCTCTGGGATGCCATGGCGAGCGAAGATCGATTTTAGATGTGTGATGACATCAGCAGACCTGGTGTGAGATAAGAGTGCAATCTCAACATACCTGGAGAAATAGTCAACAACAAGCAGGTACATTTTACTTCCTAGTTGAAAGAGGTCCGCACCCAACTTCTGCCATGGTCGGTCTGGAAAGTCCGATGGAATGAGTGGCTCCATGGGGTTGAGACGCTCTTGTAGACATGTTCTGCAACTCAGTACCATTTCATTCACTTGTTGGCTGAGTCCTGGCCACCACACAGACTGGCGAGCACGTGCTTTGCATTTCACAACACCTTGATGTCCTTCGTGAAGTTTGGCTAGCACGTCGTTGCGCATTGCTGCAGGTATAACGAGCCGTGTGCCTTTCAGCAACAAACCATCCTGCACTGTGAGTGTGGCTCTCTCAGTCCAATAGTTTTTCAGCAGCAGTTCCTGTTTTGCATGTGCTGGCCATCCCTCCGTGCACAGTTTCATGACACGTGAACAGACACTGtcagccttcagctgctctttgAGGTTTTCCACatatgactgactgactggtaGGTTTTCAATAATACTGTCCACATATATGTTAGTGCTCTCCATCAACTCTTGTTCCTCCGAAGTCGAGTGCACTCTCACTGGCGAGCGCGACAGTGTGTCTGCCGTCCAGAGTAACTTTCCTGGCACATGCACTATTGAATACGAGTAGCGCATTAGCCGCATTCTGAAGCGCTGAATTCTCGGTGGCAAAAGATCCAGTGCTTGTGCTCCAAGTAGAGAAAGAAGGGGTTTATGGTCAGTCtccaaacaaaaatgtttcccCAATAGGAAATCCCGGAACCGCTCGCACGCCCATGTGAGGCCCAGAGCCTCCTTTTCAACTTGAGCGTAGCGTTGTTCAGTTGGAGAGAGTGACCTTGATGCATAAATCACAGGCCGCCAGTCCTCCTCCCATCTCTGAAGAAGAACTCCTCCCAGGCCATATGATGATGCATCGGCTGATACTTTAGTCTCTCTGTTCGGATCGTACATGGCCAGCACTGGAGGAGAGGACAAAGCTTCCTTTAGCTCTTTGAATGCTTTATCCTGGTCCACGCCCCATAGCCAACAGTTCTTTTTCGAGAGGAGGTCACGGAGCGCTTTATCCTTCTCTGCCAGCTGGGGAATGAATTTCCCCATTTGGTTGACCATGCCAAGAAAACTCCTCAACTCACCCACATTTGTTGGCTCCTTCATCTCTGTGATGGCCTCAGTCTTGCTTGGGTCAGGGCTGATGCCTGAGGCTGAGATGACGTGTCCCAAGAAGGCCACCTTGCTCTTGGAGAGTTCACACTTTTCCAGATTTAATGTGATGCCTGCCTCTTCCACTTTCTGAAGCACGGTGAGGAGACGAGCGTCATGCTCCTCTTGGTCCTGACCCCACACCAGCAGGTCATCGATGTGGCAAACCACACCTGCTAGCCCCTCTATGACTTCGGCCATTGTGCACTGGAAGTGCTCAGGTGCTGAGTTGATGCCGAAGGGAAGACGGTTGAAGTGGAACCGCCCAAAGGGTGTTATGAATGTGGTGTACTTGGATGATTCTTCAGTTAGGGGAACCTGCCAGAACCCCATGTTGGCGTCCAATTTGCTGAACACTTTGGCCCCAGCAAGCATCCCAAGACTCTGTTCCACAGATGGCAGAATGTACTTTTCCCGGCACACATACTCATTCAGTCCAGTAAAGTCCACACATAGACGCAGTTTTGGACTGTTTTTCTTGGGTACGACCACCATGCCGGCACACCACTCTGTTGGTCCCTCTACACGACTGATGACGCCCAACTTTTCCATGCGTAGGAGCTCCTCTTTCACTTTCCCCATCAACGGCAGGGGAATTCTCCTGGGGGTTTTCAGTGAGAACGGAACAGCGTCTGGTTTAAGCTTTATGTGGTAAGCCCGTTGCACATTGCCCAGCCCACTACACAGTTTGGGGTAGTCTGCCTTGAGAGTGTCCATAGTCATACTGTCAACCCGCTTGATTAAGCCAAGGGATATAATGGCTGGCAACCCAAGCAAAGGCGTGCTTAAGTTTTTGACCACATACACCTTATCCATGGTCTCTTTGGCTCCATACTTGAGCTGCAGTCTGGTGAAACCCGACACGTCCAGCGGGATCCGTCCTGGACCGAACAAAGGTCTCTCGGGTTTCTGGAGAACAGGCTGCAGTGCACCAGAAAACATGCTGTTAAAACAAGTCTGTGATACCGCAGTCACATCTGCTCCAGTGTCAAGTTTGAATGCGATTGTTTTGTCCATAACTTCTATATCGGCAGTCCATGCAGCATTATCAGAAGACACAGAGCCCAGGAAGAAACTTTTCTCCTCCACTTCCTCAATACTTTGAACAGTCTTGTCTGTACGACAAACACGCTGAAAGTGACCCTTTTTTCCACAGGAGTGGCACTTGGCATCGTTGGCAGGGCACTCATGTTTGGGGTGAGGTGGGCCTCCACACTTGTAGCACTGGGAGCTCTGTGGATTTTTATATCTGTTGTTAAAGCGAGGCTTAGCTCcactgtttgtgtatttgttgtcaATGGGCCTTTCCTTCTGCTGCCTGCTCTTAAAAACTCTGTCCACAGAGCTGACATCCATCTGCATTACAGCACTAGTTTCATTCCTCAgtgtgttttgttgctttttaatcTCCTCTGATTGTCTTGCCATGTTTATGGCTTTTTCCAGGTCTAAATTTTTCTCCATTTGCATGCGTTCTGAAAGTCTTGTGTCAGCCAGCCCCACTACTAACCTGTCTCTTATCAGCTCATCCTGCAGTTGTCCATAATTGCAGTGTTCCGCTAATGCATGTAGGGCAGTAACGAACGCATCAACAGTCTCAGTTGTTTCCTGTTTGCGCATATTAAACCGTGCGCGCTCATACACAACATTCTTTTTGACAACGAAAAAGTTCTGAAAGCCATCCTTAACTTTTGCATATTCATGCTGGTCTGCATCGCTGAGCTTTAAGCCTCTCAAGACGTCATCTGCTTCGTCTCCCATGCAATAAATTAAAGTATTCACTTGATTTTCTTCAGAGCTTGTGGATAGATTGCTTGCCTGTCGGAATCTCTCAAATCTCCGGATCCATTTCGTCCACTCGTGCGTCTTGGAGAAATCAAAGGGCTCCGGTGGCTGGATGCTAAACGTAGCACTGGGCGCGCTAGCCGCCATGCTAACTGCTGCTCCGTTCTGCTCGTCTTCGCCGTCACTCGCCATACACGTATCCGCAGAGcgtccctcttctctctccgcAGCGGTAGACCCCGCGTTAAGTCACGTTGGAGCTGCACAGCACTTCTGACACCATGTCgtgtctttatgttttaataaagaTTCGCGCGGGACAAACTGTGAGCTAACGTGTTAACATCCTTTATTGAACAACTGTAAGGTTTCCCCATCTACATCACATGACCCCCTTGGCCTCATCCCATTGGTCCATAACCATTCAGCATAccttcacagtatgcatcaacTACAAGTGACATTCAAGACCACAACTGTCATTTGTCAACATACACCAACACCAcagatgccagactaatgccgtctaaggtacttatattattagaaaaagtctctctgaggtgtttggggccgataacaatcacttcagttttcctgagtttagcagtaagaaatttctggtcatccaggtctttatgtcttttagacaagcaactaatttagataactgattggtttcttctggcttcactgataaatagagctgagtgtcatcagcataacaatgaaaattaatagagtgcttcctcatgatgttacctagaggaagcatatataaggtgaaaagaattggtcctagcactgatccttgtggaactccctgactaaccctggtctgcactgaggacttttcatttacgtgaacaaattgagatcgatctgttaggtacgatttaaaccaagctaaagcagtccctgtaatgccaattagttgctctaatctctgtaacaggatttgatggtcaatcgtatcgaatgcagcgctaagatctaataaaacaagtacagaaagaagaccactgtctgaggccattagtagatcattggttacttttaacagtgcagtctctgtgctatggtgggctctaaaccccgactgaaagtcctcaaacaaactgttgctcttaagaaagtcccagagctgaactgacaccactttctccaggattttagagataaaggggaggttagatatcggcctatagttagataaggagcctgaatcaagagtgggctttttaaggagaggtttaattacagctactttaaatgattgaggtacatagcctgtcagtaaagacatattaatcatacttagtaaagaactgctaactagtggaattacttcttttagcagcttagttgggattgggtctaaaagacaggttgatggtttagctgaagaaactgttgaaaccagttcaggAAGGTCAATGGGTGAAAAACAGTCTAGGTATACATCTGGCTTTAACGCCGTTTCAATGATCCCGCTGTTGGTAAAGGGTCCTACACTAGTTAAAGGTAAGAGGTTACTAATTTGATCTCTAATCTTTAAGATTTTATCATTAAAGAAGCTCATAAAGTCATCGCTGCTGAGGGCTAAAGGAATACATGGCTCAGTGGAGCTAtgactgtctgtcagcctggctacagtgctgaagaggaacctagggttgtttttattctcttctattagagaggagtaataggcagctcgagcatgctgcagggccttcctatatttattaagactatccttccaaagtgagcaggtttcagttgttttattggagcgccataatctttctagttttctagagttttgttttagttcacGGGTTTGAGCATTATACCACGGAGCTAGCCTCTGTCGTCTAATAGTCTTCTGTTTAAGAGGAGCGATTAGGTCTAGGGTAACCTGCAGAGAACCTGTAGTAtcatctacaaactgatctaGCTGAGAGGAACTGGAGCTAGTATACAAGCTTTGAGCTAAGGTTGGACTAAATACTGAGTTTAACGCAGCAGGGATAGCCTCTTTGAACTTAGCTACGGCACTATCAGACAAGTTTCTGGTTATTACGTTTTTATTACCTTGAGTAGAACCTACTAGGAGGAAATCAAACGTTACTAAACAGTGATCTGATAAAAGCGGATTTTGTGGGAAGACTAATAAGTCCTCAATTTCAAGACCATAAGCCAGAACAAGATCGAGGGTGTGATTGAAATGGTGAGTAGGTTTGTTAACAACCTGTGAGAAGCCAATTGAGTCCAGCAGGGACATAAACGCAATGCTAAGGCTGTCATTATCAACGTCTACATGAATATTAAAGTCACCTACTATGACTATTTGATCTGAGCTGAGgactaaattagataaaaactctgaaaattcagttaaatcacatttatttattatgctGCCAAGAAATTTGTATTGAgaatattatttaaaaacatatttagtgTTTGGTAGTATGCCCctcaaagctagggttggtagtctcagaagactagcatgaatttgaatgtagcaattcctcatgactccgtcaaacccctcctctcctcccctcggagctcctccaaaacgatagCCCCCcttgctcacatgcacgagcgccactgatttgcgaccatatgatggtgactgattcaaaaccgctCCTCACCAAAACactatcatagtgaaagttaaaaacacaaacaaacatggctatttttagtactcacaactgtcatgctagcattatccagttgtaccggtgacacgatatcaggagaaaagttataatacatataatactgtaacagctctactgtttgttaaacgtgttcagtgtagatgttcttcattcctacagtgttgatagtcagtgaaggcatcaggagaggtgtagagtgtgcgagcgggagagaggagagacaagaggagaagtttttcattcattcaaacattgattgttgctttgttggtttgcgtggtcacggccgacagtgaccggttaagAAGCTCAAAGTGTTCAcgagtcagaggggacaggcctgaggccGAGCGAGCAGttaatagagtcaggggaagcagaggcaggggacgagGAGTGCACGTCGGgaaaatgtacgtgcaggaggcgggcagaatggcaggacgggatttgactggtttaaaatttggggaccaaaaaacggtgattggttggtgttttccctggtttactccggctgtaaatagcagctttttttggttcttttttaagaacacattatgtattgattgccatcaggacataaagatcattttaaccagtatgacaaaaagtgtatctaaatctgacttccaaccccagctttaatagccTGCAAAATAAGCACAAAACATACAATCGAACAATGTCTGTCTTTTTTGCTATGTGTGCATCCAGAACTGCTTTCTCCTGCTGAACTTTCCTTTTG is part of the Notolabrus celidotus isolate fNotCel1 chromosome 20, fNotCel1.pri, whole genome shotgun sequence genome and harbors:
- the LOC117832662 gene encoding uncharacterized protein LOC117832662, giving the protein MAEVGSADVITHLKSIFARHGIPEVMMSDNGPQFSGQVFASFAALYGFKHVTSSPRFPQSNGEAERAVQTVKSLLKKAADPYLALLAYRATPLQNGYSPAQLLMGRRLRTTVPSLSSQLDPALPDGCTLVRQEREKRMLDAENYNRRHRTKTLRDLTPGEHVWVTDVKSSGTVIKNHSTPRSYLVDLPQGVVRRNRLHLIPEQTPTQDKSAPQQQVPGPVPEQAPMSPAVASPVSPTETNTLRTRSGRAVVKPTRLNL